A window of Cryptomeria japonica chromosome 3, Sugi_1.0, whole genome shotgun sequence contains these coding sequences:
- the LOC131065964 gene encoding probable xyloglucan endotransglucosylase/hydrolase protein 10 — MAMSKGGLSFVLALLGLIWGSAGLRTSGVFDDDFYVTWAPDHVRRLNGGRTVQISLDRRSGAGFASKQAYLFGKFEVRIKLPPGNSAGTVVAYYLYSNQPNRDEIDIEFLGNVVGKKYIMQTNIFSDGYGNREQRIGLWFDPTAQFHTYTVFWNRYHILFFVDGVLIRAHKNNAVLGIAYPRRQPMSLYASIWNGEDWATNGGKTKITWRNNDPFVAGFTELYIDGCVWNGNPRFCKGGSTNNWWNERKYAFLSSRDSAMLRWTRSHFLIYDYCNDKTRGIPTECFHKI, encoded by the exons ATGGCAATGAGCAAAGGTGGTTTGAGTTTTGTTTTGGCTTTGCTTGGCCTGATATGGGGAAGTGCTGGGCTTCGTACTTCTGGAGTTTTTGATGATGATTTCTATGTGACATGGGCACCTGATCATGTCAGAAGGCTCAATGGCGGCCGCACTGTCCAGATTTCTCTTGACAGGCGCTCAG GCGCTGGCTTTGCTTCCAAGCAAGCGTATCTGTTTGGCAAGTTCGAAGTGAGGATAAAGCTTCCACCGGGAAATTCAGCCGGAACAGTTGTAGCCTACTAT TTGTATTCCAATCAGCCTAACCGAGATGAGATAGACATTGAATTTCTGGGGAACGTGGTGGGCAAAAAATACATCATGCAAACAAATATTTTCTCTGATGGCTATGGCAATAGGGAGCAAAGGATTGGCCTTTGGTTCGACCCCACTGCTCAATTCCATACCTACACCGTGTTTTGGAACCGATACCATATTTT ATTTTTTGTGGATGGAGTCCTAATCAGAGCACACAAGAACAATGCAGTATTGGGCATAGCATACCCACGAAGGCAACCCATGTCTTTGTATGCAAGCATCTGGAATGGGGAGGATTGGGCAACAAACGGAGGGAAAACTAAGATCACTTGGAGGAACAATGACCCATTTGTGGCTGGTTTTACAGAGTTGTACATTGATGGATGTGTGTGGAATGGCAACCCCAGGTTTTGCAAAGGTGGGAGCACAAACAATTGGTGGAATGAGAGAAAGTATGCTTTCCTGAGTTCCAGGGACAGCGCGATGCTCAGGTGGACCAGAAGCCATTTCCTCATCTATGACTACTGCAACGACAAGACCAGAGGGATTCCCACTGAATGTTTCCACAAGATCTAG